CCGAGTGATCGCTGAAATCGCAAGCGTACAGATGCCCATTCACCTCCGTCCCGAACTCGGAGTAGTTGATGAGCTCAAACATTTGCGTAACCTGAAGGGAAACAAATAACGCAACTTACTAACAAGAAGGTCAGAGCTCGGCTGCACCATTATACCTCATCGTAGAAGATGATTGCATGGCGGCTGGATGTGCAGCAACAGTCACCATACTTGGCGAGCGTTACATCATTCCCCGGTCCGGAACCGATCGTAAAGGAGCGGTACGACATGCAGATCGCATCGGATGCGTCCACTTTTTCGAAGCAAAAGTATCCCTCCTGGTCCAGATTGATCCAAGTCAGTGCGGCCCGCACCCGTATTTGCTGGTGTTGCGCCTGGTTCACTATGCGGGTCGTCAGCTCGGTCAGGGCGTCCTTCTTCGAGGAGGTAGTTACGGTTGCATCCGACACATCTTGCAAGGCCAGAGGCTTAACAGAGTTGCCATTGTTTGACCCACTATTGGgtctttgcttttgctttctcAATTCCGACTGCAGCTTTGCGTTCAGCGCACTACCGTTGGCCGCCGTAAACTCGCGCGCTATTCGCTCGATATCTTCCTTCGTCAGCAGCTCGCTGGGGAGTGGCATCTTCTTGAGATCGTCCTCATTCTGGCACAGCTGTGCGATTGCTTCCTCATGTGTGGTACCGTTGGATGTGGAACTAACCAGCAGATCGGGATGCTCCGCTATGAGTTGTTGCATGCGCTGCACTGCCAGTAGTTTAATCAACGCCGGCCCCAGATTATCCAGCTCTCGCATTGCTGTAAGTGAAAGTGATGGGAATATAATTATTTGCTtatattattatgttttaacAAAACCACGCGAATGCAAACCAAGAAACAATAACTCTACGATTAAAATAAAGAACACAAAAGACAAAGTAAatctaattaataaataaattattttaaaaaatcctACAGAATAAGTCTAACAAGAATACAGCATGTAATATAATGTGAATAATGCTAACCATAACAAAATAATACTGAATAATAATTCGGTTTCGCCTTACCATGTTCATTTTGATAACATGATTCAGTAATGTTTATCGTATTATTTGTTGCGTTCGAGCTTGAGCTTGGCGCCACAGAACTATTAGCGGCACCGACTGTACCACCATCAACATTGCTGCTACCATTCTCAACGACCGAatcaatttccattttaacaTCCTCGCTCCCGCCATTACATCCGACATCGTGTTCGCCAGCTTTTCCGTCGTCCGTTTTCTGCTCAGTTTCCTCTCCACATTCATCACCACTTCCATCTTCGTCCGTGTTCTGTTTTTCAAAGCCCATCCGTTCGTCCGCTTCCTCGATCGCTTGCAGCTCGCGTTCCACTATCTGTAGCAGCGTCTCGTCATCATACCGAACGGGCTGTGCATCCTGAAAATGCATGGAAGGGTTCACCTGACGCGATCGCAGGAACGTCGTAAGCGACGGTAGCAGCGGTGCACGATGCTGGTAGTGATACTCGATCGACGGTGGTACAATGATTTTAGTCCGCTGGCGAAACTTTTGCTTCAACCGAAATGGAGGATTTTTACGGTGCACTTTGCGCAGGAATTCGGTTTTAACCGTGTCGTGTTCGATATCGTTGCTGAACCGATTCCACAACCGTATGCGCTCGGTTAGCGAAACAGAGGTGACCAGTTTGGAGTCCTACAGAGAGCGAAACAGATTAACGCTTGCAAATTAATATCTGCTTCTCACTTCAAAGTCACCTCTTGTCGTTTTATCTATTTAAATCAACACGAAGCAGCGATACTTACCACATACTGTTCCACGTGGTTTGGGCACATCCACATCGTCGTGGGCATTGCCGTAAGTGGCGGATCAAGACAGTCCTGGTGGAACACCAGCTCACAGTAATCGCAAGCGATCAGTGGCGCCTTTCGGCAAGACTGCCCACAGCTGTGGCACGTTCTTGCGGGCAGCGGCACCAATCCCTGACTATCGAGTTCGTGCATCTTTTTCGGTTTGTTCCGCTTACCCATCCCATCTACCTTTTCCGCCCCCGGAAACGGGATGCACATTTCCATTTCGAAAGGTAGCTCAAATTGCTTCGGATTCAGTATCCGTGCCGCTTCTATGAGTTGATCGAATGGCGAGTTAGTGGTTTTACTACACTCGTCCCACTTTTTCTCCGCGCGCGATTCGATCTGCTCCAGGTCAGCGGCCAGCGAAGCAGCAGAACTCATCGCAATCGCCTCCGACGGGGGCGTTGTAGGTTCGCTGCAGCCTGCTAGCGAATCGTTATTGTCACCATCGTGCGAATGCTTACCGCCGGAGCTGCTCGAGGTGAAGCTTTTGTGGGACAGGCTGCGATCGCGCACCCGTAGCTTTCCGCCCGTGCCCCACGCGTCACTAACGTTCATCGCCGATTTGCATTTGCACGTATGGCAGACCCACTGCCCGTACGGTATTTCCTCCTCCGAGAGTGGTGGATCGTGACACCCCAGGTGGAAGGAGGATGGACATCGGTCGCAGCAGAGCAGTGCGCCGCCCTCCTTGCACGAATCGCACGTATCGTTATTGTGTCCCCGTCCCGGCTTCCTGTAGTACGGATGGTTGTTCCGCTTTTGCTGGTTGCGTCCGAGCAAATCTATCGATTCCGGTGGCTTAATGAGGGCCTGGATGAGCTGCAAGTAGGGACGGCGAAAAAGCGCCACATTATAACACACCGTTCCGTGCCGTTTCGTTCTGCAGCCCACTGGTCAGCGGAAATTATGAATGAGCACTTGGCACGACCACTTACCGGCATTAGGCCACCGGTGGCCATCATGTCGTCCGGTTGAGCACGCTGCTTGCCTATTTTGGCGTTCATTTTTGTGCGATTGGTTTCGGGTCCAGCAACTGGAAGGATGCTCAGATAAAAGCCACTCTCCGCACAAGCACAAGCAACACCACTTTGTTTGTGAAGCGCTGACAGATTGCAATGTGTCTGTTTACCTCGGCATGTACGCGGTGCCTAGTGGGTGGACACATTGACTGGTTTGTTTGGTTCGAAATTTCCCGAAAAGGTAAAGCAAAGAGAACCTACTTCAAATCAGACTTTTCGgagattattttcattttcataaacTAAGTTATGCTCCAACATACCAAGAAATGAGGATAAAACGACatttccacttttttttttaaataacaaaaaccaCCTTCGACCAACTTCTCTAACGACCTCGGCTGTCAGAGCCAAAGTTGACacaacgcaacaaaaaacgctCTGTTTCGGTctttgcgtgtgtgcgtgtgtgttggaaaGGAATCATAATTGTGACAAAATCGTCTTATGATGTGATTTCTGTCTTgtcgtgttttgtgtttcctGCTCGTAAAATCCGTTTTTCTTgtgtttcctttcgttttcgCCGCAATTCGGTGCAGCCTGTGCTACCCGCTACCCGACCGCGTATCTCGCCTTCCGGATGCTATGTTTTCCGCTGCGTTGGGTTGTTGCTGATCGATAGAAAACACCGATTAGCGCTGTGCGAGCCACAACAGGAAAGGGAAGGGAACGACGAGCGCAGCGAGTGTGTCCCAGCATTTCAGGGAGGCGCAGTGTCTGGccccaagtgtgtgtgtgtgcgtgtgtgtagccAAATCCCAACGAAGCAAGTGATCCGATAATGGCTCGGGAGTATGATCATTTGTTTAAATTGCTTATTATTGGCGACAGCGGTAAGTGAGAGGCTTGGTGGGGTCGGGTAGTGAGGAGTTTGCGGCAAGCGGGAGTGCTGGGCAGGAGGGAGGGCGCCTAGGCATCGATGGGCGAATGTTGTCAGATGATGTGTTGCCGCTAAACACCCCCTCGGGCGGATTGTGCGTCTTCTTGCGAACGAGTGGCGAGTGTTCATTGTCTTCTTCAACCATCGTAAACAAAGAAAGCAACCGTCCGGACGTGCGTGAGCCAAGGGTTTAGCTTCATTATTCGTGGTTGCGCTGCTGTGTGTCTTCTAGATCGAGGAAGACACATTTCGAACCCCCAAGTTCCAAGTGGCCCGCCTTTCTGTCCAGGGTGGTGACTAACCGAGTCGCGAACTGTGCATGTATTGTGCGTACGATCGTAAAACGGGGCCGCTACAGCAATGCTCCCTTATCAGCAGTGGTTGGgagtaatatttatttttatgctgCCGCTACTGGTTGTATGCTTctgcaaatttgtttttttttttcatttgatagTCCACTCTCGGTGGCAAAATCTAAATCTAACACTGGCCGTTCGGTCATCAT
This is a stretch of genomic DNA from Anopheles merus strain MAF chromosome 2R, AmerM5.1, whole genome shotgun sequence. It encodes these proteins:
- the LOC121587707 gene encoding PHD finger protein 12, with translation MNAKIGKQRAQPDDMMATGGLMPLIQALIKPPESIDLLGRNQQKRNNHPYYRKPGRGHNNDTCDSCKEGGALLCCDRCPSSFHLGCHDPPLSEEEIPYGQWVCHTCKCKSAMNVSDAWGTGGKLRVRDRSLSHKSFTSSSSGGKHSHDGDNNDSLAGCSEPTTPPSEAIAMSSAASLAADLEQIESRAEKKWDECSKTTNSPFDQLIEAARILNPKQFELPFEMEMCIPFPGAEKVDGMGKRNKPKKMHELDSQGLVPLPARTCHSCGQSCRKAPLIACDYCELVFHQDCLDPPLTAMPTTMWMCPNHVEQYVDSKLVTSVSLTERIRLWNRFSNDIEHDTVKTEFLRKVHRKNPPFRLKQKFRQRTKIIVPPSIEYHYQHRAPLLPSLTTFLRSRQVNPSMHFQDAQPVRYDDETLLQIVERELQAIEEADERMGFEKQNTDEDGSGDECGEETEQKTDDGKAGEHDVGCNGGSEDVKMEIDSVVENGSSNVDGGTVGAANSSVAPSSSSNATNNTINITESCYQNEHAMRELDNLGPALIKLLAVQRMQQLIAEHPDLLVSSTSNGTTHEEAIAQLCQNEDDLKKMPLPSELLTKEDIERIAREFTAANGSALNAKLQSELRKQKQRPNSGSNNGNSVKPLALQDVSDATVTTSSKKDALTELTTRIVNQAQHQQIRVRAALTWINLDQEGYFCFEKVDASDAICMSYRSFTIGSGPGNDVTLAKYGDCCCTSSRHAIIFYDEVTQMFELINYSEFGTEVNGHLYACDFSDHSGTEYDPAYSQYGNAADAVSDGKKAAINAGQEHSAAASAKCDPRNQLKQDVQSILEKSRKTREQRKAEEAYASACMADRSLPLCKCSPERRIPTRACGWEGSAILYHGALIRFGCHAFVFTIVDFDEGQDEFEDSYRDSDSD